From the Senegalimassilia faecalis genome, one window contains:
- a CDS encoding InlB B-repeat-containing protein — MKSVGICNALLRVLLSVALVVSFTPIPGHAAEGASAQGGSPSASVGEQAASLSEGSGEAASAADAAAGASAAAADAADDPVERAADEEPAQQGVLYPFGKLMASGYMYACDKEGNLTKPVDKDDPERNAISARDVTNLIVDYHVADIPEDLCEGSTSLTSVFFENDRLDSIGDSAFADCANLSQVSFSDMHIGSIGARAFAGCSSLASLSIKKPAEIGALGEGCFQNSGLESTGLGNMKGLTSIPADAYEGCQNLSDTGLGQNQQIASVGTWAFANCPNLHLTGLETNTSVSQLGEGCFSGSNLDGGLVLPSGSRIEQLPSRAFAGTNMDYAYFQCDHAVLIDSDTFPKRGMQVMVPLGLVGLYRSGLPERNWDSCNGATPVSVAECLKGLRIECDPDVMEYAEDDKVSLAGMKVTFDHVYGRSSFDYEDLKNCAFAQFIEVYPDEGYLFRPSFHGQRIHMTYDDGEVYFDAYSTEPMRERGNTDLAVDIRYGGALSSGDSATGAGQYKPGETCVVVANATTPGRTFAYWTDEQGNILSEDQWYEFAVERDTLLTAAFADKAKVAPEVRLGSAEGQLVVGAKASVLVDGRDMGTSFTTYAGKHVTLTCEYDALKYRLDHWESSLDKHYLGSRPGDTIEYDAVVGETPIAVLVEYGQLNVSAKSASGLALGQVSGSGTYELGQTVKLSAIPAKGCRFLGWMHRGELLSIEASYAYRVQDFDEVTGWFAFDFSQTWVAVRAASAQPDRGSVTGSGMYEEGAQVTLTAMPHVGYAFAGWLRDGEPIKGGEKLVVTAESAAQTDALVKRSPLYTATFESVACKVGYEQTLDTGGRTLMEGVEVPQVTGSLSAEGGQTVTLDAKALGMLDDDTVFTGWFDAATGERVCESVVYEFAAAGDVALQARFSLKEVGVHINPAQATDRSEAYAYLQVDAANCYRNVGETVQLSATLDNAQFVGWYAADGDGSVAISDQPTCEYQVAKPVNESAQVEVTPWYSAVPASVVLSVAGSDEDGNAPGYFLTSGLYGVGQQVTVNAVPEPGYVFDYATDALGNTVPAASDGSYTFLLTGDTELIAHFRVAENDDEAFEALKTALLAVLGTVGVVAAIYGLGELVDPIIAQAMIDIAGAETIEELAEIGKNALREIKDIFDHHKHDNDPNKPHGDHSVEILAAAHPAEGGTVRGGGIHFEGTIAELEAIPNPGYRFVCWKEDGVERSVSQRMQIRITDATPEVVAMTAVFERNVRITTSAEVTGVDAGIPTGLQRHARCADAATGPGGEGHRHGRRGLCVRRLVRGRHRGLEVARVRVPCRGR; from the coding sequence ATGAAGAGCGTCGGTATTTGCAATGCCCTTCTCCGAGTGCTGCTTTCCGTGGCGCTCGTGGTCTCGTTCACGCCCATCCCTGGCCACGCGGCCGAGGGTGCGTCGGCGCAGGGAGGGTCCCCCTCCGCGTCGGTTGGCGAGCAGGCCGCTTCGCTCTCGGAGGGTTCGGGCGAAGCGGCTTCGGCTGCCGACGCCGCCGCCGGGGCCTCGGCCGCCGCCGCCGATGCGGCGGACGACCCGGTAGAGCGCGCCGCCGACGAAGAGCCGGCGCAGCAGGGGGTCCTGTACCCGTTCGGCAAGCTTATGGCCAGCGGGTACATGTATGCGTGCGACAAAGAGGGCAATCTGACGAAGCCTGTCGACAAGGACGACCCCGAGCGCAACGCCATTTCCGCGCGTGACGTCACGAACCTTATCGTCGACTACCACGTTGCCGATATCCCCGAGGACCTGTGCGAGGGCTCGACGAGCCTGACGTCGGTGTTCTTCGAGAATGATCGCCTGGATTCCATAGGCGACTCCGCCTTCGCCGATTGCGCGAACCTTTCCCAGGTCAGCTTCTCCGATATGCATATCGGCTCCATCGGCGCGCGGGCGTTCGCCGGTTGCTCCTCGTTGGCCAGCCTTTCCATTAAGAAGCCCGCTGAAATCGGCGCCTTGGGGGAAGGGTGCTTCCAGAACAGCGGCCTTGAGTCCACCGGTTTGGGGAATATGAAGGGGCTGACGTCCATCCCCGCCGACGCGTACGAGGGGTGCCAGAACCTGTCCGACACGGGCTTGGGGCAAAACCAACAGATCGCCTCGGTGGGCACCTGGGCGTTCGCCAACTGCCCTAATCTGCACCTGACGGGCCTTGAGACGAACACATCGGTGAGCCAGCTGGGCGAAGGGTGCTTCTCCGGGTCGAACCTTGACGGCGGCTTGGTCTTGCCGAGCGGCTCGCGAATCGAGCAGCTGCCCAGCCGGGCGTTCGCCGGCACGAACATGGACTATGCATATTTCCAGTGCGATCATGCGGTGCTCATCGACAGCGACACGTTCCCCAAGCGCGGGATGCAGGTGATGGTTCCGTTGGGCCTGGTCGGCCTGTATCGGTCGGGCCTTCCCGAGCGGAACTGGGATAGCTGCAACGGCGCAACTCCCGTCAGCGTTGCCGAGTGCCTGAAGGGCCTTCGGATCGAGTGCGATCCTGACGTCATGGAGTACGCCGAGGACGACAAGGTTTCCCTTGCCGGCATGAAGGTCACGTTCGACCACGTGTATGGCAGGAGTTCGTTCGATTACGAGGACTTGAAGAACTGCGCGTTCGCCCAGTTCATCGAGGTATATCCCGACGAGGGGTATCTGTTCCGCCCAAGCTTCCACGGCCAGCGCATCCATATGACCTACGACGACGGCGAAGTGTATTTCGATGCGTACTCGACCGAGCCCATGCGCGAGCGCGGCAACACCGACTTGGCGGTGGATATCCGCTACGGCGGCGCGCTCTCCTCCGGGGACAGCGCCACCGGCGCGGGCCAGTACAAGCCCGGTGAAACCTGCGTGGTGGTGGCAAACGCCACCACGCCCGGCAGGACGTTCGCCTATTGGACCGACGAGCAGGGAAACATCCTTTCCGAGGACCAGTGGTACGAGTTCGCGGTGGAGCGGGACACGCTGCTGACGGCGGCGTTCGCCGACAAGGCGAAGGTGGCGCCCGAGGTGCGCCTGGGCAGCGCCGAGGGGCAGCTGGTTGTCGGTGCAAAGGCCAGCGTGTTGGTCGACGGGCGCGACATGGGGACGAGCTTCACGACCTATGCGGGCAAGCATGTGACGCTGACCTGCGAATACGATGCATTGAAGTATCGCCTTGACCATTGGGAGAGCTCGCTTGACAAGCACTATCTGGGAAGCCGCCCTGGGGATACCATCGAATATGACGCCGTTGTTGGCGAGACGCCTATCGCCGTGCTGGTGGAGTACGGGCAGCTGAACGTGTCCGCGAAAAGCGCGTCGGGCCTGGCGCTCGGCCAGGTGAGCGGCTCGGGAACGTACGAGCTGGGGCAGACCGTCAAGCTGTCGGCGATTCCGGCGAAGGGGTGCCGCTTCCTGGGCTGGATGCATCGCGGCGAGCTGCTGTCCATCGAGGCTTCGTATGCGTATCGGGTTCAGGACTTCGACGAGGTGACCGGCTGGTTCGCGTTCGATTTCTCGCAGACGTGGGTGGCCGTGCGCGCCGCGTCGGCGCAGCCCGATCGGGGCAGCGTTACCGGTTCCGGTATGTACGAGGAAGGTGCCCAGGTCACGCTTACCGCAATGCCGCATGTGGGCTACGCCTTCGCCGGTTGGTTGCGCGACGGCGAGCCCATCAAGGGCGGGGAAAAGCTGGTCGTGACCGCTGAAAGCGCTGCTCAGACGGACGCATTAGTAAAGCGGTCACCGCTTTACACCGCTACCTTCGAGTCGGTTGCGTGCAAGGTGGGTTACGAGCAGACGCTCGACACGGGTGGCCGGACGCTGATGGAAGGGGTGGAGGTCCCGCAGGTGACGGGCAGCCTTTCCGCAGAAGGCGGCCAGACGGTCACGCTTGACGCCAAGGCCTTGGGCATGCTCGATGACGATACGGTCTTCACCGGCTGGTTCGATGCCGCCACGGGCGAGCGCGTGTGCGAATCGGTCGTGTACGAGTTCGCGGCAGCAGGCGACGTCGCGCTGCAGGCGCGGTTCTCCCTGAAGGAAGTGGGCGTGCATATCAACCCCGCTCAAGCAACCGATCGCTCCGAAGCGTACGCCTATCTGCAGGTGGATGCGGCTAACTGCTACCGCAACGTCGGCGAGACCGTCCAGCTTTCCGCGACGCTTGACAACGCGCAGTTCGTGGGGTGGTACGCGGCTGACGGCGACGGCTCCGTGGCCATCAGCGACCAACCTACCTGCGAATACCAGGTGGCGAAGCCCGTGAACGAATCCGCGCAGGTAGAGGTCACGCCCTGGTACTCGGCGGTCCCGGCGAGCGTGGTGCTGAGCGTTGCCGGCTCTGACGAGGACGGCAACGCTCCGGGCTACTTCCTGACCTCGGGCCTGTACGGCGTTGGCCAGCAGGTGACGGTGAACGCGGTGCCCGAGCCGGGCTACGTGTTCGACTACGCCACCGACGCGCTGGGCAACACGGTCCCAGCAGCGTCCGACGGCTCGTACACGTTCCTGCTGACTGGCGACACAGAGCTGATAGCGCATTTCCGCGTGGCGGAAAACGACGACGAGGCGTTCGAAGCGCTCAAAACCGCGCTGCTCGCGGTGCTGGGCACGGTGGGGGTCGTCGCCGCCATATACGGCTTGGGCGAGCTGGTGGACCCCATCATCGCGCAGGCCATGATCGACATCGCCGGCGCCGAGACCATCGAGGAGCTGGCCGAGATCGGCAAGAACGCCCTCAGGGAGATCAAGGACATCTTCGACCATCACAAGCACGACAACGACCCGAACAAGCCCCACGGCGACCACTCGGTCGAGATCTTGGCCGCCGCCCATCCCGCGGAGGGCGGCACCGTGCGCGGCGGCGGCATCCACTTCGAGGGCACCATCGCCGAGCTTGAAGCCATCCCCAACCCGGGCTACCGCTTCGTGTGCTGGAAGGAGGACGGCGTCGAGCGCTCCGTGTCGCAGCGCATGCAGATTCGCATCACCGATGCCACGCCTGAGGTGGTGGCCATGACGGCCGTGTTCGAGCGCAACGTGCGCATCACCACGTCCGCCGAGGTGACAGGCGTCGATGCCGGCATCCCCACCGGTTTGCAACGCCACGCCCGATGTGCAGACGCCGCGACAGGGCCAGGAGGCGAAGGTCATCGCCACGGAAGGCGAGGGCTATGCGTTCGTCGGCTGGTTCGAGGACGGCATCGAGGTCTCGAAGTCGCCCGTGTACGTGTTCCCTGCCGAGGTCGATAG
- a CDS encoding InlB B-repeat-containing protein: MATEGEGYAFVGWFEDGIEVSKSPVYVFPAEVDRHLVAKFRKADRTIVVAADPDEGAQVLCDGLPVEGGVVRAADGDILTFTAVPAVRADDPDKKYKLVEWRKTDDSGRTAIERGDVCEYRVDGNGRVAAVMDGKDVHSVRAAADPVEGGTATLKNGESIGEVLDVPEGESLTATAEAREGYLFDGWYISYGAADVAPTFASHDQTYTFAPVADCTVTARFQRLCKVSVVVEPVDDLAGKYTVTGDGYCESGKPVTLSVKLADDVRDKFTFKGWYLGDSGVPMGTDPSHLELTPEQDTAVRAVFVPNRYRISVETDSLLVERGTVEIEGHPGADAVMAEYGSTVTIKANPNEGFRFAHWKDGKRKKHPEQQLTVRVTGDQTYKAVFKGAEPEVVIAADTWLGGTVTCNGIEVTPTTDSFSLGDTLHLKAEPKTGYFFWGWYVNGIFTSLDMECDVVAKGLTAKSERCTVTAAFKPYEVVCLPVASPADGGSVRASRVFTERGAEVDLKAQASPGYEFTGWYSATGELESTAPEFTCRLMRSHVHVAHFEERSYEISAVPAVAGDGGVLIEDRSAGWVEGAGVVDAGYSANLSAHVLSGYAFEYWADDRGNVVSRDADYRFVPSGEMKLFAVFSAKQFTVNVSAGEGFGSATGSGTYAAGKVACVSAIPDAGAHFVGWFSGGACLSTDATYRFPVSADIDLEAVFGMGSFTVSTIASPTEAGYVSGFGGFDEGQRTTLSATAKPGFTFDCWRDAQGAQVSGLPECTVAVSGDAAYAACFKRNSYGVSLSSNVEGVGELSGEGVYEFGQVVHVQARQTDDRRFVGWQLVGADGSKTHFADDADAWFVLDEGLIEAIDDGVLELEAQFADPYEVAVKATPVVKGKSTNRRCRVQGTGAYEAGETVTLNAVAGLGYRFVGWTSDREGHVVVSTDEVLSFEAKSDVLYYAQFEADGQVTITASQSSILRGKAFLTRGNGLTSATMTCDKGDPFVAMAIPWATYRFSHWIDDAGAILSYNAVYVGIAQQDMQLTAVFYDAGFDLQVDTYPASAGFSTVVPFTGDGYLTATWMVTIPFPGWRFRCWIDERGAPVGFSPIIVRPAVANKTYTAYYVRDSWNVLAVDPRDGGHIDGSSENDEWGCAVVDKVENGSSCTLRAVPDEDYVFDGWYAIGEGGAVGSEPLSTDAAWTFAPDADMTVTARFVEKPMLSAKASAVNGTVDPASVAVPWGGSVSFTAAPDAGCYLERATATDVRDDGSAADAVELDIADYQGGSYRATLDGVKAPQELAFLFARASQPVVKAQPQGASVHEGEAVTLSVAADAAEDVLAHEEVSCGVAATHELGYQWFRVTDGGDDVALEGETSPSLTLACVAAADAGSYYCRVTQTYLGTVTSVETDRAEVSIAKREDLAFNACGLPVATAHSEYAGAIKPATGGTAPYAYVVAPDSALPEGLRLEVAEDGAVQIVGTPESAGVFGFGIVCSDSAGQTCVARFALMVAPQKADLSFAEGNFVYDGQPQAPELEGVPAECAGSVALSFSGTGGTRYSGSTAPTDAGTYRVVARLAANGCVGRAVAEFAIAQKPVSFDIAAVDCVYDGNAHGVQVDACGLPEQDYSVAYEGKDGTAYGPTSEAPRDSGSYVATARVENPNLVGEQKASFTIAKAPQAITGPTSYSGVFGGPGIVLQNTAKTPVTFELVQDADGDALVSLQGCYATINAAGVARVIARAAESRNYLAADDMELTISVAPAQLLVAVDDAERMEGESNPAFTSSLVSRANTDGVEVRYSCDADEKSPAGDYIITASVDDPNFAATIVPGTLTVEPEPDPGPGPVDPDNPDPGPDPVDPPNPPGPGPDPDPDPVDPPNPPAPDPDPDNPDPGPDPVDPPSPPDPGPGPDPVDPPDPGPGPDPVDPPDPGPDPDPDPGPGPVDPDNPEPAPDPANPPSPGPGPDPMDPDSPDPGPGPGPGPDDPDNPGGPDDPGKPDPFDPSKPDPSDPPGSDPANPDGSSSGPGSAKASGVAALGQTGAAAAKTGAAATSVAALVAVALAALAAIVAIRRRRR, encoded by the coding sequence ATCGCCACGGAAGGCGAGGGCTATGCGTTCGTCGGCTGGTTCGAGGACGGCATCGAGGTCTCGAAGTCGCCCGTGTACGTGTTCCCTGCCGAGGTCGATAGGCACCTGGTGGCGAAGTTCCGCAAGGCCGACCGCACCATCGTGGTGGCCGCCGACCCCGACGAGGGCGCGCAAGTGCTCTGCGACGGCCTGCCCGTGGAGGGCGGCGTGGTCAGGGCTGCCGACGGCGACATCCTCACGTTCACGGCGGTGCCTGCGGTGCGCGCCGACGACCCGGATAAGAAGTACAAGCTGGTGGAGTGGCGCAAAACCGACGATTCAGGGCGCACCGCCATCGAACGCGGCGATGTGTGCGAGTATCGCGTGGACGGCAACGGGCGCGTCGCGGCTGTGATGGACGGCAAGGATGTTCACTCCGTTCGCGCGGCCGCCGATCCCGTCGAGGGCGGGACGGCCACGCTCAAAAACGGGGAAAGCATCGGCGAGGTGCTCGACGTGCCCGAAGGGGAAAGCCTCACCGCCACGGCGGAGGCCCGCGAGGGCTACCTGTTCGATGGCTGGTATATCAGCTACGGTGCCGCCGACGTGGCGCCCACGTTCGCTTCCCACGACCAAACCTATACGTTCGCGCCCGTGGCCGACTGTACGGTGACCGCCCGCTTCCAGCGCCTGTGCAAGGTGAGCGTGGTGGTCGAACCCGTAGACGATCTTGCCGGGAAGTACACGGTGACCGGCGACGGCTATTGCGAAAGTGGCAAGCCCGTCACCCTTTCCGTGAAGCTTGCCGACGACGTGCGCGACAAGTTCACGTTCAAGGGTTGGTACCTTGGCGATTCCGGGGTTCCCATGGGAACGGATCCCAGTCACCTGGAGCTCACCCCCGAGCAGGATACGGCGGTGCGCGCGGTGTTCGTGCCCAATCGCTACCGCATAAGCGTGGAGACCGATTCGCTCCTGGTCGAACGCGGCACCGTCGAGATCGAGGGGCATCCCGGCGCCGACGCGGTCATGGCGGAGTACGGAAGCACCGTGACCATCAAGGCCAACCCGAACGAGGGCTTCCGGTTCGCCCATTGGAAGGACGGCAAACGCAAGAAGCATCCCGAGCAGCAGCTGACCGTGCGCGTGACGGGGGACCAGACGTACAAGGCGGTGTTCAAGGGCGCGGAGCCCGAGGTGGTCATCGCGGCCGATACGTGGCTCGGCGGAACGGTGACCTGCAACGGCATCGAGGTCACGCCGACGACGGATTCCTTCTCGTTGGGCGATACGCTGCATTTGAAGGCCGAGCCCAAGACAGGGTACTTCTTCTGGGGCTGGTACGTGAACGGCATCTTCACCAGCCTCGATATGGAATGCGATGTGGTGGCGAAGGGGCTGACCGCCAAATCGGAGCGGTGCACGGTCACGGCGGCGTTCAAGCCCTACGAGGTGGTCTGCCTGCCCGTGGCAAGCCCCGCCGACGGCGGGTCGGTGCGGGCCAGCCGCGTGTTCACCGAGCGTGGCGCGGAGGTCGATCTCAAGGCGCAGGCGTCGCCCGGCTACGAGTTCACGGGCTGGTATTCCGCTACCGGCGAGCTGGAGTCCACCGCGCCCGAGTTCACGTGCCGCCTGATGCGCAGCCACGTGCACGTGGCGCATTTCGAGGAGCGCTCCTACGAGATTTCGGCGGTGCCGGCAGTGGCCGGCGACGGCGGGGTTTTGATCGAGGACCGTTCGGCCGGCTGGGTCGAGGGCGCCGGGGTAGTTGACGCCGGCTATTCGGCGAACCTTTCCGCCCACGTGCTTTCGGGCTATGCATTCGAATACTGGGCCGATGACCGGGGCAACGTGGTGAGTCGCGATGCGGATTATCGCTTCGTGCCCTCTGGTGAGATGAAGCTGTTCGCTGTGTTCTCGGCTAAGCAGTTCACCGTGAACGTTTCCGCAGGTGAAGGCTTTGGCAGCGCCACGGGCTCGGGCACCTACGCCGCGGGCAAGGTGGCGTGCGTCAGCGCCATCCCCGATGCCGGGGCGCATTTCGTCGGCTGGTTCAGCGGCGGCGCCTGCCTGTCCACCGATGCCACGTACCGCTTCCCGGTGAGCGCGGATATCGACCTGGAGGCCGTGTTCGGCATGGGCTCGTTCACGGTGAGCACCATCGCCTCCCCGACGGAGGCAGGCTACGTGAGCGGCTTCGGCGGCTTCGACGAGGGGCAGCGCACCACGCTGTCGGCCACGGCCAAGCCCGGCTTCACCTTCGATTGCTGGCGCGATGCGCAGGGCGCGCAGGTCAGCGGCCTTCCCGAGTGCACGGTGGCCGTTTCGGGCGATGCCGCGTACGCCGCGTGCTTCAAGCGCAACTCCTACGGCGTGTCGCTCAGCTCGAATGTGGAGGGCGTCGGCGAGCTGTCGGGCGAGGGCGTGTACGAGTTCGGTCAGGTGGTGCACGTGCAGGCGCGGCAGACCGACGACCGCCGCTTCGTTGGCTGGCAGCTGGTGGGCGCCGACGGCTCGAAGACGCATTTCGCCGACGACGCGGACGCCTGGTTCGTGCTCGACGAGGGCCTGATCGAAGCCATAGACGACGGCGTGCTGGAGCTTGAGGCGCAGTTCGCCGACCCGTACGAGGTGGCGGTCAAGGCCACCCCGGTGGTGAAGGGCAAGTCCACGAACCGCCGTTGCCGCGTGCAGGGCACCGGCGCCTACGAGGCGGGGGAGACCGTCACGCTCAACGCCGTTGCGGGCCTGGGCTACCGGTTCGTCGGCTGGACCTCCGACCGGGAGGGGCATGTCGTGGTCAGCACGGACGAGGTGCTCAGTTTCGAGGCCAAGTCCGACGTGCTGTACTATGCGCAGTTCGAGGCGGATGGGCAGGTCACCATCACCGCGTCCCAAAGTTCCATTTTGCGCGGAAAGGCATTCCTGACCAGGGGAAACGGATTGACCAGCGCTACGATGACCTGCGACAAGGGAGACCCGTTCGTGGCTATGGCCATCCCGTGGGCTACCTATCGCTTCTCGCACTGGATCGACGATGCGGGCGCCATCTTGAGCTACAACGCCGTGTACGTGGGCATCGCCCAGCAGGACATGCAGCTGACAGCGGTGTTCTACGACGCGGGTTTCGACCTGCAGGTGGACACGTATCCGGCTAGCGCGGGTTTCTCCACGGTGGTCCCCTTCACCGGCGACGGCTACCTGACGGCGACGTGGATGGTGACCATCCCGTTCCCCGGTTGGAGGTTCCGCTGCTGGATCGATGAACGCGGCGCGCCGGTGGGCTTCAGCCCGATCATCGTGCGGCCGGCGGTGGCGAACAAGACCTACACGGCGTATTACGTAAGGGATTCATGGAACGTCTTGGCGGTCGACCCGCGCGACGGCGGGCATATCGATGGCTCGTCGGAAAACGATGAGTGGGGTTGTGCCGTGGTCGACAAGGTGGAGAACGGCTCCTCGTGCACGTTGCGAGCCGTGCCTGATGAAGACTACGTTTTCGATGGCTGGTATGCGATCGGGGAAGGCGGCGCCGTTGGGAGCGAGCCGTTGAGCACCGACGCGGCTTGGACGTTCGCGCCTGACGCCGACATGACGGTGACGGCCAGGTTTGTGGAGAAGCCCATGCTTTCGGCGAAGGCGTCGGCGGTCAACGGCACGGTGGATCCTGCCAGCGTGGCCGTGCCTTGGGGCGGCAGCGTCTCGTTCACGGCTGCGCCCGATGCGGGGTGCTACCTGGAGCGCGCGACCGCGACCGACGTGCGCGATGACGGCTCGGCCGCAGATGCCGTCGAGCTTGACATAGCCGACTACCAGGGCGGAAGCTATCGTGCGACCTTGGACGGCGTCAAGGCGCCGCAGGAACTGGCGTTTTTGTTTGCTCGCGCGAGTCAGCCCGTGGTGAAGGCGCAGCCGCAAGGCGCCAGCGTGCATGAGGGCGAAGCGGTGACGCTTTCGGTTGCGGCCGATGCTGCCGAGGACGTTCTTGCCCACGAGGAGGTATCGTGCGGGGTCGCGGCGACCCATGAGCTGGGCTATCAGTGGTTCCGCGTGACCGACGGCGGCGATGACGTGGCGCTTGAAGGCGAAACGTCCCCTTCGCTGACGCTGGCTTGCGTTGCGGCGGCGGATGCGGGTTCGTACTATTGCCGTGTCACGCAAACGTATCTGGGCACGGTGACGTCCGTCGAGACCGATCGGGCCGAGGTGTCCATAGCCAAGCGGGAGGACCTGGCGTTCAACGCATGCGGGTTGCCCGTTGCGACCGCGCATAGCGAATATGCAGGGGCCATAAAGCCCGCTACCGGCGGTACCGCGCCTTATGCGTATGTCGTTGCGCCTGACAGCGCGTTGCCTGAGGGCCTGCGCCTGGAAGTTGCCGAGGACGGCGCGGTGCAGATCGTGGGAACGCCGGAGAGCGCGGGAGTGTTCGGCTTTGGCATCGTGTGCTCTGATTCTGCTGGTCAGACATGTGTTGCCCGCTTTGCGCTGATGGTTGCGCCGCAGAAGGCGGATTTGTCGTTCGCCGAGGGGAACTTCGTGTACGACGGTCAGCCCCAGGCCCCCGAGCTTGAGGGCGTCCCGGCTGAGTGCGCCGGCTCGGTTGCGCTGTCCTTCTCGGGAACGGGCGGCACCCGCTATTCCGGCAGCACGGCTCCCACGGATGCGGGCACGTACCGGGTGGTGGCAAGGCTGGCCGCAAACGGGTGCGTCGGGCGCGCCGTCGCCGAGTTTGCGATTGCGCAAAAGCCCGTTTCCTTCGACATCGCGGCGGTTGATTGCGTGTACGACGGGAATGCCCATGGCGTGCAGGTGGATGCGTGCGGGCTGCCCGAGCAGGATTATTCCGTGGCGTACGAGGGCAAGGACGGCACCGCGTACGGCCCGACTTCGGAGGCTCCCCGCGACAGCGGCAGCTACGTTGCGACCGCGCGCGTGGAGAACCCGAACCTGGTCGGGGAGCAGAAAGCCTCGTTCACCATAGCGAAGGCGCCGCAGGCCATCACGGGCCCGACATCGTATTCGGGCGTGTTCGGCGGCCCGGGCATCGTCTTGCAGAATACGGCGAAGACCCCGGTGACGTTCGAGCTTGTGCAGGACGCCGACGGCGATGCGCTCGTTTCGCTGCAGGGCTGCTATGCCACGATCAATGCAGCTGGCGTCGCGCGCGTGATCGCCCGCGCGGCCGAGAGCCGCAACTACCTTGCTGCCGATGACATGGAGCTGACCATCTCGGTGGCGCCTGCCCAGCTTCTGGTGGCGGTGGACGATGCCGAGCGTATGGAAGGGGAGAGCAACCCCGCCTTCACCAGCAGCTTGGTGAGCCGTGCGAACACGGATGGGGTGGAGGTGCGTTATTCGTGCGATGCCGACGAGAAGTCCCCGGCTGGCGACTACATTATTACTGCAAGCGTCGACGACCCGAACTTCGCCGCGACTATCGTGCCGGGCACGCTCACGGTGGAGCCGGAGCCCGATCCCGGGCCGGGGCCTGTGGACCCCGACAACCCTGATCCGGGTCCCGATCCGGTAGACCCGCCCAATCCGCCCGGCCCGGGCCCCGACCCCGACCCTGATCCGGTCGATCCGCCGAATCCGCCGGCGCCCGATCCCGATCCCGATAACCCCGATCCGGGCCCCGATCCCGTAGACCCGCCGAGCCCGCCCGACCCCGGGCCGGGCCCTGATCCCGTCGACCCGCCTGATCCCGGACCCGGCCCCGACCCGGTCGACCCGCCCGATCCGGGGCCTGATCCTGACCCTGACCCTGGACCGGGGCCTGTGGATCCGGATAACCCCGAACCCGCGCCGGATCCCGCGAACCCGCCGTCTCCGGGCCCCGGGCCGGACCCGATGGACCCTGACAGCCCCGATCCCGGACCCGGGCCCGGGCCTGGCCCTGACGACCCGGATAACCCCGGTGGTCCCGATGACCCGGGCAAACCGGACCCCTTCGACCCTTCGAAGCCGGATCCGAGCGATCCTCCGGGCTCCGACCCCGCCAACCCCGACGGTTCGTCGTCGGGCCCTGGCTCCGCCAAGGCTTCCGGAGTCGCGGCTCTCGGGCAAACAGGCGCCGCGGCCGCCAAGACCGGCGCTGCGGCAACCAGCGTCGCTGCGCTCGTCGCGGTGGCCCTGGCGGCCCTGGCGGCAATCGTCGCGATACGCCGGCGTCGCAGGTAA